One Bos taurus isolate L1 Dominette 01449 registration number 42190680 breed Hereford chromosome 25, ARS-UCD2.0, whole genome shotgun sequence genomic window carries:
- the TSC22D4 gene encoding TSC22 domain family protein 4 isoform 1 (isoform 1 is encoded by transcript variant 1), with protein sequence MSGGKKKSSFQITSVTLDYEGPGSPGGSDAPALPAPPGPPAPTGPSAPAPTGPPPRLPNGEPNPEPGGKSTPRNGSPPPGAPASRFRVVKLPQGLGEPYRRGRWTCVDVYERDLEPPSFSRLLEGIRGASGGNGGRSLDSRLELASLGLGAPTPQPGLSQVPTSWLRPPPTSPGPQARSFTGGLGQLAVPGKAKVETPPLSASPPQQRPPEPGTADSAGPSRAATPLPTLRVEAEAGGSAAAAAAAAGTPPLSRVKDGALRLRMELVAPEEMGQVPPVDSRPSSPALYFFPDASLVHKSPDPLGTVAAQSLNFARSMLAISGHLDSDDDSGSGSLVGIDNKIEQAMDLVKSHLMFAVREEVEVLKEQIRDLAERNAALEQENGLLRALASPEQLAQLPSSGVPRLGPPAPNGPSV encoded by the exons ATGAGTGGGGGCAAGAAGAAGAGTAGTTTCCAAATCACCAGCGTCACCTTGGACTACGAGGGCCCGGGGAGCCCAGGGGGTTCAGATGCCCCTGCCCTGCCGGCCCCCCCTGGGCCGCCGGCCCCAACCGGGCCATCAGCCCCAGCCCCCACCGGGCCCCCACCCCGCCTGCCCAATGGGGAGCCCAACCCCGAGCCAGGGGGCAAGAGCACCCCCCGGAACGGCTCCCCGCCGCCTGGGGCCCCCGCCTCCCGTTTCCGGGTGGTGAAGCTGCCCCAAGGCCTGGGAGAGCCTTATCGCCGAGGCCGTTGGACATGTGTGGATGTTTACGAGAGAGACCTGGAGCCCCCTAGTTTCAGCCGGCTCCTGGAGGGTATTCGAGGGGCCTCAGGGGGCAACGGGGGCAGATCTTTGGATTCCAGGTTGGAGCTGGCCAGCTTGGGCCTGGGCGCCCCTACCCCACAGCCAGGCCTGTCTCAGGTCCCCACCTCCTGGCTccgcccgccccccacctcccctggaCCTCAGGCCCGCTCCTTCACCGGGGGACTGGGCCAGCTGGCAGTGCCCGGCAAGGCCAAGGTGGAGACACCCCCACTGTCGgcctccccaccccagcagcGCCCCCCAGAGCCCGGGACCGCGGATAGCGCGGGCCCTTCCAGGGCTGCCACGCCCCTGCCCACCTTGAGGGTAGAAGCAGAGGCAGGAGGTTCTgcggcagcagcggcggcggcggcggggaccCCTCCACTGTCCCGTGTGAAGGATGGAGCCCTGCGGCTGAGAATGGAGTTGGTTGCTCCAGAGGAGATGGGACAG GTGCCCCCAGTCGACTCTCGCCCCAGCTCCCCAGCCCTCTACTTCTTCCCCGATGCCAGTCTGGTTCACAAGTCTCCAGACCCCTTGGGAACAGTGGCTGCCCAGAGCCTCAACTTCGCCCGCTCCATGCTGGCCATCAGTGGCCACCTGGACAGCGATGATGATAG TGGCTCCGGAAGCCTGGTTGGCATTGACAACAAGATCGAACAAGCCATG GACTTGGTGAAGTCCCACCTCATGTTTGCGGTccgggaggaggtggaggtgctGAAGGAGCAGATCCGAGACCTGGCGGAGCGGAACGCGGCGCTGGAGCAGGAGAACGGACTGCTGCGTGCCCTGGCCAGCCCCGAGCAGCTGGCGCAGCTGCCTTCCTCGGGGGTCCCCCGGCTTGGACCCCCAGCGCCCAACGGGCCCTCAGTCTGA
- the TSC22D4 gene encoding TSC22 domain family protein 4 isoform 2 (isoform 2 is encoded by transcript variant 2): MAQPGVSVKSLVSSYETRVVGMAPAPPRKRGCVSSPCSPRGASPIRGASGPPPHRGLGGPGQRPSPRRGMDKTLLSLILYCHSGSGSLVGIDNKIEQAMDLVKSHLMFAVREEVEVLKEQIRDLAERNAALEQENGLLRALASPEQLAQLPSSGVPRLGPPAPNGPSV; this comes from the exons ATGGCCCAGCCAGGGGTGTCTGTCAAGTCCCTGGTATCCTCCTATGAGACCCGAGTGGTGGGGATGGCTCCGGCACCTCCCCGGAAAAGGGGCTGTGTCTCTTCTCCTTGCTCGCCTCGGGGAGCATCCCCCATCCGAGGGGCATCTGGACCCCCACCCCACCGGGGCCTAGGGGGGCCCGGGCAGCGGCCCTCACCCCGCCGGGGGATGGACAAAACCCTCCTGTCCCTGATTCTCTACTGTCACAG TGGCTCCGGAAGCCTGGTTGGCATTGACAACAAGATCGAACAAGCCATG GACTTGGTGAAGTCCCACCTCATGTTTGCGGTccgggaggaggtggaggtgctGAAGGAGCAGATCCGAGACCTGGCGGAGCGGAACGCGGCGCTGGAGCAGGAGAACGGACTGCTGCGTGCCCTGGCCAGCCCCGAGCAGCTGGCGCAGCTGCCTTCCTCGGGGGTCCCCCGGCTTGGACCCCCAGCGCCCAACGGGCCCTCAGTCTGA
- the SPACDR gene encoding sperm acrosome developmental regulator isoform X1, whose protein sequence is MGNALGAPGMCSLTVFFWKHKAKSVIMDHTDSKKNELKAEKAFKVSETFKLVEPPKEAKVSKMDVSPKVVDPCLLAKTTMDGAAVEAGRRRRSLLKLPQAAVKSVSMLMASALQSGWQMCSWKSSVSSTSVASQMKTRSPLESREAAMLREVYLVLWAIRKQLRQLARRQERRRRHHLRAHMGPQPDPAQGLKQDARSPL, encoded by the exons ATGGGAAATGCCCTAGGAGCTCCAGGGATGTGTTCACTAACT GTTTTCTTCTGGAAACACAAAGCTAAGTCAGTCATCATGGATCATACTGACTCCAAGAAAAATGAGTTGAAGGCGGAGAAGGCTTTCAAGGTGTCTGAGACTTTCAAGTTGGTTGAACCCCCCAAGGAGGCTAAGGTCTCCAAGATGGATGTGTCCCCCAAGGTGGTTGACCCCTGCCTGTTAGCCAAGACCACCATGGATGGGGCTGCGGTGGAGGCGGGTCGCCGTCGGAGATCACTGTTGAAGCTGCCCCAGGCGGCCGTCAAGTCCGTCTCCATGCTCATGGCCTCCGCCCTGCAGTCTGGCTGGCAGATGTGCAGCTGGAAG TCATCTGTGAGTTCTACCTCAGTTGCCTCCCAGATGAAGACCCGGTCCCCGCTGGAGTCGCGAGAGGCTGCGATGCTGCGGGAAGTGTACCTGGTGCTTTGGGCCATCCGGAAGCAGCTGCGGCAGCTGGCCCGCCGGCAGGAGAGACGACGCCGGCACCACCTCCGGGCCCACATGGGCCCCCAGCCCGACCCAGCTCAGGGTCTGAAACAGGATGCCCGGAGTCCCCTCTAG
- the SPACDR gene encoding sperm acrosome developmental regulator (The RefSeq protein has 1 substitution compared to this genomic sequence) yields MAVVIKFFRWIWQKISRWVFFWKHKAKSVIMDHTDSKKNELKAEKAFKVSETFKLVEPPKEAKVSKMDVSPKVVDPCLLAKTTMDGAAVEAGRRRRSLLKLPQAAVKSVSMLMASALQSGWQMCSWKSSVSSTSVASQMKTRSPLESREAAMLREVYLVLWAIRKQLRQVARRQERRRRHHLRAHMGPQPDPAQGLKQDARSPL; encoded by the exons ATGGCGGTGGTTATTAAGTTCTTCCGATGGATTTGGCAAAAGATTAGCCGCTGG GTTTTCTTCTGGAAACACAAAGCTAAGTCAGTCATCATGGATCATACTGACTCCAAGAAAAATGAGTTGAAGGCGGAGAAGGCTTTCAAGGTGTCTGAGACTTTCAAGTTGGTTGAACCCCCCAAGGAGGCTAAGGTCTCCAAGATGGATGTGTCCCCCAAGGTGGTTGACCCCTGCCTGTTAGCCAAGACCACCATGGATGGGGCTGCGGTGGAGGCGGGTCGCCGTCGGAGATCACTGTTGAAGCTGCCCCAGGCGGCCGTCAAGTCCGTCTCCATGCTCATGGCCTCCGCCCTGCAGTCTGGCTGGCAGATGTGCAGCTGGAAG TCATCTGTGAGTTCTACCTCAGTTGCCTCCCAGATGAAGACCCGGTCCCCGCTGGAGTCGCGAGAGGCTGCGATGCTGCGGGAAGTGTACCTGGTGCTTTGGGCCATCCGGAAGCAGCTGCGGCAGCTGGCCCGCCGGCAGGAGAGACGACGCCGGCACCACCTCCGGGCCCACATGGGCCCCCAGCCCGACCCAGCTCAGGGTCTGAAACAGGATGCCCGGAGTCCCCTCTAG